Proteins co-encoded in one Acinetobacter lwoffii genomic window:
- a CDS encoding thiolase family protein, whose amino-acid sequence MTDILIVNGARTAMGGFQGSLASVTAPELGAVTIKEAIARAGLQPEDIEEVIMGCVLPAGLKQGPARQAMRQAGLPDSTGAVTINKLCGSGMKAVMQAADMIKAGSANIVVAGGMESMTNAPYVLPKARGGFRMGHGEIKDHMFLDGLEDAETGRLMGSFAQDMANTRGYTREQMDDFAIRSLKRAQTAVNEGYFADEIVPVTVKTRKGDVVVDKDEQPFNANIDKIPTLRPAFAKDGTITAANASSISDGASALVITSADNAAAKGLNPLAKIVAYASNSQHPSEFTIAPVGAIQKVLDKTGWAASDVDLWEINEAFAMVTMCPMDEFKLDPEKVNINGGACALGHPVGSTGSRIILTLIHALKRTGGKKGIAALCIGGGEATAVAIELL is encoded by the coding sequence ATGACTGACATCCTAATTGTCAATGGTGCACGTACAGCCATGGGTGGCTTTCAGGGGAGTCTTGCCAGTGTAACTGCGCCAGAACTCGGTGCGGTCACCATTAAAGAAGCAATTGCCCGTGCGGGTCTGCAACCAGAAGATATTGAAGAAGTCATTATGGGTTGTGTCCTTCCGGCAGGTTTAAAGCAGGGCCCTGCACGTCAAGCCATGCGTCAAGCTGGTCTTCCAGATTCTACTGGCGCTGTAACCATTAATAAATTATGTGGTTCAGGCATGAAAGCCGTCATGCAAGCTGCAGATATGATTAAAGCCGGTTCTGCAAATATCGTGGTTGCAGGTGGCATGGAATCCATGACCAATGCTCCTTATGTATTGCCAAAAGCACGTGGCGGTTTCCGTATGGGTCACGGTGAAATCAAGGACCATATGTTTCTGGATGGCTTGGAAGATGCTGAAACAGGTCGCTTGATGGGTTCATTTGCCCAAGATATGGCAAATACCAGAGGTTATACCCGCGAGCAGATGGATGATTTTGCGATTCGCTCATTAAAGCGTGCGCAAACTGCGGTCAATGAAGGCTACTTTGCTGATGAAATCGTGCCTGTAACAGTTAAAACCCGTAAAGGTGATGTAGTCGTTGATAAAGACGAACAGCCGTTCAATGCCAACATCGATAAAATTCCAACTTTGCGTCCTGCTTTCGCTAAAGACGGTACGATTACGGCGGCTAATGCCAGCTCGATTTCAGATGGTGCATCAGCTTTAGTAATTACCTCGGCTGACAATGCAGCAGCAAAAGGGTTGAATCCTTTGGCTAAAATTGTTGCCTATGCATCGAATTCGCAACATCCATCTGAGTTTACTATTGCTCCAGTCGGTGCAATCCAGAAAGTGCTAGATAAAACTGGATGGGCCGCTTCTGATGTCGACCTTTGGGAAATCAATGAAGCCTTTGCCATGGTGACCATGTGCCCAATGGATGAGTTCAAGCTAGATCCTGAAAAAGTCAACATCAATGGCGGTGCATGTGCTCTCGGCCATCCTGTGGGTTCAACCGGTTCACGTATTATCCTGACTTTGATTCATGCACTAAAACGTACCGGTGGAAAAAAAGGGATTGCAGCCCTGTGTATTGGTGGTGGTGAAGCGACAGCTGTGGCGATTGAATTACTTTAA
- a CDS encoding GspH/FimT family pseudopilin, giving the protein MYKKITRAFTIVELIICIAMIAILVSIALPYFHDYRSKQEAKNIPIKLSQINRYARSQAAVFHQNIVICPSQDSLSCQANQWNKNMLVFIDKNKNRQVDVDEQILHIDALNLKYGNLSWRGTLSLPSVTYQAHTALPIGSNGSFYYCSTHLSSQQRIVLSKMGHIRIESLSSC; this is encoded by the coding sequence ATGTATAAAAAAATAACAAGAGCATTCACTATTGTTGAGTTAATTATCTGTATTGCAATGATTGCAATTCTCGTCAGTATCGCCCTACCGTACTTCCATGACTATCGATCCAAACAGGAAGCCAAAAATATTCCGATCAAATTATCTCAAATTAATCGCTATGCACGCAGCCAGGCTGCAGTGTTTCATCAAAATATTGTAATCTGCCCGAGCCAAGATTCTCTCAGTTGCCAAGCCAATCAATGGAACAAGAACATGCTGGTTTTTATTGATAAAAATAAAAACAGGCAAGTGGATGTAGACGAACAAATTTTACATATTGATGCACTGAACCTCAAATACGGTAACCTAAGTTGGCGAGGAACTTTGAGTTTACCGAGTGTCACTTATCAAGCGCATACTGCCTTGCCGATTGGTTCAAATGGTAGTTTCTATTATTGTTCTACCCATCTTTCTAGCCAACAGCGTATTGTACTCAGCAAAATGGGCCATATCAGGATTGAAAGTCTCTCGTCTTGCTAA